The stretch of DNA TAAGAGAGACGTTCAGGGAGATACTGGAAGACTACATGGATATCGGTGCGGCGGGTAAAGTGCTTGAGTGGATTAGGAAGGGCGAAATAGAAATCGTGATTAAAGGACCCCTACCTTATCCCTCCCCTATGGCGCACAGCATAGTTGTAAGAGGCTACAGCGACGTTGTACTCATGGAGGATAGGAGGAAAATGCTGATGATACTAAGGGAGAAGGTTCTGGAGTATATTAGGAAGGGCAGAGCCGCGCCTACATGGGTGGGAGGAGATGGTAAGGGGCGGCTACTCAAAGAAGAACAGTGAACGTAGACATAGGTGGAGAACAGAGCTTTTAAAACCCGTTCACAGCGAGAAAGCCTGTGTCCATACTAGAATGGAGGTTGACGAGGACGGTGAGGATATAGAGGTTTACGACATAAGCTGTTAAAACTCTAGTTAACACAATATCCTGAAGCTGGACGGAGCAGCGGGATGAAGACTACTCCCCAGACCGAGGCAAGTCTCGAGATGACGACAATTCCTTTAGCAGACCGCGTCACCACGGGAACCAAGCTTTAAAACAAGGGTGTGACTGGTGTGACTGCAAATCTACTGTAACGCGGGCGTCCTCAGCGTCTAGCAGACTCGTCACAACCCTCCCCAGCTAGGGAGGGCTCGACTCCCGGCTACTCAGCATCGGCTTTTAATCCGAAGGGATTTTACAGCGTATTCCGGTTTTTCCGAATAGTAATAGTTAAAGGCTGAACGTTTAACGATTCAAGTAGGTGCTGTATGAAAATGGCTTGGAGCAAGAGGGCTTTTAAGCTACTGTTGCTAGCGTGGGCTGCCACAGCTTTACTCCTTTCAGGAGCTTATCCTATTAAGGTCCATGCTCTTTCTGACGAGGTCGCCGTAGAATATTCTGTAGAGGATAACATACTGTCAGTCAGCAGCTACTTCTACACTGTGAGGATAGATCTCGAGACAGGGAGGTTCATTTATGTTGATGTCAGAACAGTTGATGGCGGGTCTCGGACTCTCCTAGACGCTGGAGCTGGTATGGAAGCTTACCTACTGTCCGTCGGTGCCGAGGGTTTGGGGTCTCCAGTCGGAGAGTGGGAGGTGGCGTCTACATCAGAGTCCGATACTTTCTCCCTAATAACCTTAAGATCGAGCGTCGACAACGCGACAGTTGAAGCCCGTTTAACTTTCTACGCTTACAAACCGCAGATTGATATTGATATTGATATAATAAATGAGGGTGAAGAGAGCGTTGAGTTACAGAGCCCCTTCGGAGGTCCTGCCCTCGTTTTCGCTTCCAGCGTAGAGGAGGGATCCGCCTTTAAGACCGCCTATACCATCGTTGGAGAAGGTGGTGTGAAAGTAGAATCGGCCGATCTAGAGAGTCAGGCTACATTCTCCGGTATAGAGAGCATAGTTGTTGTCACAGAGTATCAGGGAGAACCTAGGTTACTACTCGGCCTCAAGGGGGTTAGTGGAGACACTATAGTTGTGGTAGACCCTGCTTATCAGATCCCAACAGGCGAGGGGGAAACGGCAACACAGCTCACATTGGTGCTGGGCCTTCTAAAACACGTTTTCGAGCCGGGCTCTGGAGCGTCGTTCGAAGCATCCCTCATACTTTCAGTCTACGACGCCTACACTGTAATCTCGACCGGCGTGTTCGACGAGGTATCTAGCATCTACCCGGACATTAAGGCAAGCGTCCCCACCGGGTTTGGGTTTGAAAAGAGGATAGCCGATCTAAACAGCAGGGTAGAGACGCTCAGGAACAGTCTAGATAGTCTTAGGAGCGAGAATGAAGAGCTGAAGAGGAAGCTAGACGAGCTTCAGGGTAGAGACGACTACTGGAACGCCAAAATTACTGAGCTAGAGGAAGAGCTACAGTTCTACAAAATAAGGTCCGAAAGGAACGGCATCCTAGCGCTCCTGGCATTCATAGCGGGCGCTGTGATAAGCGCTGCGGCAGTCTACACAGTAAAAAGATAAGGATTGAAGCTGTGTATGGGCGTTACGTCTGCTTTCCCTCGACACCTATTCTTCCACAGTTAGTGATCTGAATATTTCGAAGGGTCTTCTGAGGTTCTCAAGGTTCCACGCATCCTTTAGGAATTCTCTTCTCCTCTCCTCTGTTACCAGACCTTCGAGAAGCCTTGTGAATTTAGCCTCTACACCGCTCCTGTCGAGCGGGTTCTTGAAGTGGCCGGGCGGGTATATTGACTCCTCCTCTAGGGTTCGCCCGTCTCTAAGGCGTACTATGACCTTGTTTCCTATGCCCTCGGGGTATATCTCATCATACTTGGGGTTAACCCTTATGCTCATCTTCTTCATAACTTTCCTCACATCATCCGCCAGGAATCTCTCGGGCTTGAACGTTTCTAGCCACACCTTGCCGTCGAGGAGGGCTGCCGCTACTATGTAGGGCAGGCTGTGGTCCGCCGTCTCCCTCGTCTTTGGATCCCACTTCTCCGGATCCTCCACTATTATTTTGTAGCTCACAGTGAAAGTCTCGACTTCAACACTTTCAATGTCATCAGGCTTTATATCTCCAGCTTTCTCCCTAAGTTTTAATGCCGCTTCCACAGCGCTCATTGAGTGGTACTCTACTGGCCAATATTTTATGCTAGTCTGCATCACCTTATACCCTCCTTCACCCAAGGGTGCTAGCTCGAACTTGTCTCCACATAGGGCGACTTTGAAGAACCCGAACTTGCCCTCGAAAACAGGGCTAGGCCCTGTCATCCCCTTCCATGCAAGTAGCGCTGAGAAGAGACCGTTCCTGGCTGCATGGGCCGCGGCACAGCCCTTCCACATGCTCAGTTCTCCAGCTCTGGTTTGTCTGAGTGCTAGTCCTGTAGTAACTGCTATGTTTATAGCGTGCTCTATACCGTCCTCGTCTAAGCCGAGTATTTTGGCCGCCCCCGCGGCGCTGGCTATACCTATGTATACAGTGTGATCCCACCCTCTAGACCTAACGCTGTAGCTGTCCGCCAGGCGAGCGGCTATCTCGTAGGCCGCCACTATACCCTCGATGAGGCTCTTACCGTCGGCATCAACTATCTCGGCTGCAGCCACGAGAGCAGGTATGGTGTCGCTAGGATGTAGAGCCTCTTTCGAAAGATAGGTGTCATTAAAGTCGAAGTATCTGGCTGCGCATCCGTTTGTGAAAGCGGCCTGATCGGCTGAGGCGTAGCTGAGGGTTCCCCAGATAAGAGAGGATATTCTGGAGCCTGTAGTGCCCAACGCTATAGACCTGGATATTCTCACGGGCTCCTCGTTGAAAGCACCAACAGCAACGCCAGCGGTGTCAACGACTCTCTTCTTAACCTCCTCTACAACCTCGCTAGGTATATCGCTGAAGCGTAGGGAGTGTACCCATCGGGCCATAGCCTTAGCTACAGTCTCGCCCAAACCACTACACCAGTCAAAGCTTTGTAGATGAGGCGGCCTAATTTGGCGACGACCGCCGAGCATATATGCTGAGGGTTTTTGGTACTGGCATTATCTCGCGTTAACTGGTGAAAACTTGTGTGCCTTCCCAATTACTGCTGTGAAGAAAATGTTCCTCTCTATCCAATTTGATGGATCGATTTTAGTGGCGGGTTCTATACTTTGAAACTCCATGTCTATGGTTCGTGTTGGATAGGTTTTGGCAGCCAGCATAAATGACGCTGGGGCTGCTGCTGTCGTACTTTAGTTGTTTCCCTTTTTCCCTCCTCTCATCTGCCTTTGTCTTGTACATACTAAACGATAAGTTTTGTTATGCAGGTATTAATTACTATTGGTGAATAGTAACATGGTGTTTGCCCGGGTTAACGAGGCAGATGTTACGGAGGCTATTTTGGATGGTTTCTACAGCTCTTTGAAGAAGCATCTTAGGAGCGACGTAATAGTGGTTGGCGCTGGTCCTGCTGGCCTTACAGCAGCTTGGAGGCTGGCGGAGGCGGGGGCCAGAGTTCTTATTGTGGAGCAGAACAACTATCTGGGCGGCGGCCTATGGCTTGGAGGGTACTTTATGAACCCGGTCACCATAAGGGCACCGGCCCAGAGGATTTTAGACGAGCTGGAGGTTCCGTATGAGGCAGTAAAGCCAGGCTTATATCGGACTAAGGGGCCGCTTCTGGCCGCAAAGCTGGCGGCAAGGGCCCTCGAGGCGGGTGCTGAGGTCCTCAACCTTACAATGCTTGACGACGTTATAGTGGAGAACAGTAGGGTTGCTGGTGTTGTAGTCAACTGGAGCCCAGTCCAGGGTCTGCCACGCCAGATAACCTGTGTAGATCCTGTAGGCCTAAGGGCAGAATATGTGGTGGACGCCACGGGCCATGACGCCGTGGTCACGAGGAAGCTAGCCGAGAGAGGCATGGTAGAGGCGTCCAAGCTGGGTCCGATGTGGGTTGAGAGGAGTGAGGACCTGGTTGTGGAGAAGACGGGCGAGGTTTATCCAGGCCTGGTGGTTGCAGGTATAGCTGTAGCCGAAGTCTATGGATTGCCGAGGATGGGGCCGACATTCGGAGCTATGCTGTTATCTGGTGAGAAGGCTGCAGCTCTCATCGGGGAGAAGCTTGGCTTGAAAGTTAAGGTGGCTGCGGCCCCGGCCTCCCAAGCCTAGCGTGTATGCGCCTCATCCTCTTCAACACTCTCTTCAGCTTTTTTCACTACAAGATAGGGGCCTTCCTTGTCCACGACCACAACTTTGTCACCCCTAGCCACCGGTGTAATGGCTTTCGCCTTCCAGTACTCACCCTCCACCAGTATGAAGCCTGTTCCGCCTTCGGGAATATCGTCTACAGCCTCTCCTACGGCCCCTTTAAGCTTCCATAGAGTCTGCGGAGCCCTCTTTGCCTTAACAACCTTGTATACGACGAATGCCGTGAGACCGCCCATAGTGGCTCCCAAAGCGTAGGTGGTGTATAGGAGTGTTTTAGCATAGCTTTCTCCAACCGCGAACCCCTCGCCCCTTATGGGGAGTAGTATGACGCCGAAGACTAGCATGGCTATGCCTGTGCCCCCTATTATGCCGAAGCCGGGGGTGTACAGCTCTATGAAGACGAGTATAGCCCCCCCTATTATGAGGATGAGGGCGGCTGTGTTGGGGTTGAACCCTGATCCAACTAAGCCCAGGACTAGTAGGAAGCCGCCGAGCGCTATTCCAGGCAGGTTACCGCTGGCGATGCTGAAGAGGAGAGCCAGGGCTCCTATGCTCAAAAGTATGCCCGAGAGCATGGGGTCTGAGAGAGAGTGTAGAACCCGTATTCTAAGGTCGGGCTCTAGGACCTCGTAGCTGCCGTTGACGTCTATGAGCACCGTCTCCCCTATAGGCAGCCTCACTACTTTCCCATCTATAAGCTGGAGAAGCTCGCTCCTGTCCCTGGCTATAAGGTCTATAACACCCTTTTCCAAGGCCTCCTCCGCACCATAGTTGTCGTTGTACAGGACGAATCTAACCAGGGCTTCGGGGTTCCTCCCCCTGGTTGCGCCGTGCTCACATAGGGTTTTGACTATGGGGTTGATGATTTTTGAGTCGAGAACCGGCTGGTAGCTGCCTGTAGTGGGATCGTAAGCTATAGGCTGTACAGAGCCTATAATAGTCCCAGGCTGCATGGCTGCTATGTGAGTTGACATTAGTATCATAGTCCCAGCGCTCTCAGCCCATTTCTCGACTACATAACCCACTACAGGAATTCTTGCTTTGGATATGGACACAACCATCTCCGTTGCGGCATCCACAAAGCCGCCTGGCGTGTTAAGCTCGACTATAAGCACGGCGTTCTCCTCCTCGGCCCTCTCTATAGACTGCTTCAGGTAGTCCATCATTGCATTGTCTATAGTACCCTCTATCCTAATTATCAGAGCTTTAGGACCTACCACTCTCTCATAAGATGTGGCATCAGGCATGATACCGAACTTCTTCTCGTAAGCCTTGCACTCTTTAACCAGGCTTTCGAAATCAGCTTTGCCCGGGACAGGCTGTTCCCCAGCCGTAGTTGTGGTAGTCTCAACTGTCTCCTGAGCCTTTGCATAGGTGGCTGCGAAAGCGAGAGCTAGGGCTAGCAGGAGCCCCGCTGTGGTGAGAAGAGGTAAAAACCGCTTCAGACCGGCTTTCCCCATACTTTCCAAACCCTCACTCTCTCCGTTCTAGTACTCTACCCTGCATTCCTTGGGCCATAAGGCCTATCATATCCTCAGCCCCCATTCTCAAGGGAGTTACCACGACAAGGTTCTTCTCCTTGGCCACCTCTATAAGGGTCTGCAGCTCCCTCAGCCTAAGCGCGGCTGGATGTTTCTCATAGAACTCTGCAGCTTCAGCCATAATCTTGGCAGCCTGCCTCTCACCCTCGGCCTCTATAATCCTAGCCCTCCTCCACCTCTCTGCCTCGGCCTGCTTTGCCATGGCCCTTAGCATCGACTCCGGCAGCTTGACCTCTTTTATCGTGACTGCAGTAACCTTGATACCCCAGGGGTCTGTTAGCTGGTCTAGGATTTCTTGGAGCTTCTTGTTAATCTCTTCCCGCTTGGTTAGTAGGTCGTCGAGCTCTACCTGGCCGATAACGTCTCTTAGTGTGGTCTGTGCAAGCATAACCACAGCATAATGGTAATTCTCTATTCTGACCACAGCCTTCTCCGGGTCGAACACCTTATAGTAGACCACAGCGTCAACACCAACGGTAACGTTGTCCTTCGTTATGGTCCTCTGCTCGGGTATGTCGACCGTAACTATCCTCAGATCAACTTTAACGAGCGTGTCTACGAATGGTATGATGAGGAATAGCCCTGGGCCTTTAACCCCTATAAGCCTTCCCAGCCTGAAGATGACAGCTCTTTCATACTCCCTCACTATCTTAATGCTCATCGACAATAGTATAAGCACTATCAGGAGTGCTACTCCTACTGGTATTAGAGCTTGGCCCAGGAGGACGTTAACTCCTGGTATTATCATTACACCCACCATCCAAACCATTTATATAGATAGTCTATGTTAATATGCTATCTTATCAAACACTCGGAGAGCCCAACTGGTTTCCCCTCCCTCAGGGTTAAGATATCTAAGCCTAGCCCGGCAACCTTGTTAGGTAGGGAGTAGAAAGGGTTGGGCGCGGGCGCCGTTGCTGAGGAAGAGAGAGTAGAGGAGAATAGGGATATTGAGGCCGACGTATGGTTCCACGTTCAAGAGCTTATAATGAGGTTGAGGAAGGTTGCGATAGCGTTTGCGGTAGCATCAATAATCGTACCCTTAATCCCTGTCAGCATAGCACCATATGTCCCTCTCCTCACCGTGTTTACCAAGTACTTCATAAACTCCGTTGTCCCCAGCACCATAGACGTCCTTGGATATCATGTCGAGGTTAGACTTATACAGACAAGTCCTTTCGCCGGCCTCTCCCTACTTATAAAAACAGCTCTACTCATGGGCCTCCTGGTAGTTAGCCCTCTCCTCGCCTACGAGCTCTACGCGTTCATAAAGCCGGCGCTGTATCCGCATGAAGACAGGTTCGTACGGACGCTCGGCCCTATAGCTGTAGGCCTCTTCATGTTCGGGGCTCTAATCGCGTTTAAAGTGATCCTCCCCCTAGGGTACGCTATAAGCTTTGTCACAAGTGTAGTCCTAGTTGGTGATAAGCTTGTGGCATTCGCTGATGTAAATAACATACTGCAGACAAGCATACTCGTCATCGTGGGGGTCGGCCTGCTCTACGAGACTCCGGTCCTGCTGTACGGAGCAGTGAGAGCGGGTCTCGTCAGCCCCAACATTCTCTCCGGCGATAAAGGTAGGATGGTGCTCCTGGGTCTCCTTGCTCTGGGCGCCGTTATCAGCCCCGACGGGACAGGGCTTGGAATGCTCGTGCTAACACTACCTCTCTTTGCAGCCTTGAAACTAGCAGTATGGTTTGGAGCTAAATCGAGAAAATCTGGAGAAGCCCTGGCGGGAACCGGCCTTCAGCCCTAGGTATTAATCCAACCCCTTCCTCTTCCTTTCCTCACTAGCCTCCGACATAGCACGTCTGAACTCTTTAACAGCGGTTCCAAGATTCCTCGCTATCTCTGTAAGCCTCTCGGGCCCAAACACGATCAACGCTATCACGAATATTATGATTAGTTCTGTCAGCCCTACGGTATCGACGAGAACCAAGGCTTGATCCCATAGATTATTATTATTGCGTGTAGTAGCTAAAAGCAATCGGCAGTACTATACGGAACCTCGTATAGCCAGCGGTTCCCCCTAAATGTTAATTCCAAACTGTTCTAACTAAGGTTTATAGCCGCATCCAGAGAGTTCCGCTCTGCCCCTTAGGGTTAATCCTGTGGGGTCCTGATATGCTTAGTTCATGATAGGCACGATCTAATAAAAAGGCTGTCTTTGAGTTTCTGCTTCGTTACGCCCTCCTGGCTACTGAGGTCTCTAGGCTTCTGAAACCAGTTGAGGGCAGGGTTAGCGTAAGGGGGAGGAGCTTCTACGTACCGCAGGTTCCTGATTACGTCTTCGTAGCCCCCACGCTTGAGCGGGAGATAGCGGAGGCTAGGGCCAAAGGAGGCGGCGACCCTGAGAGGCTACTCTCAAAATTCGCCTGGTATAGGGGGCTCAGGAGTGCATCGCCTTATAGCCTGAGCCACGGTCAGAGAAGGATTGTAGGGCTAGCTGTAGCTCTGGCATATAGGCCCCAGTTGACTCTTCTGGACGAGCCAACCACGGGACTAGACAGGGAGGCCTACGAGAGTGTGCGGGCAGCTATACTCGAGCTTTCTCTCGACTCGGCTGTTATAGTGGCTACTCACGATGTTAGGCTCGTCGGTGATGTGGCCGATAGGGTGTATATGGTTAGGGATGGAGTGCTCTCTGAGGTCGATAAGCGGAGAGCCGTAGGGGCTATGGAGGAAGCCTGGAAGTCTTGGGGTTGAGTGCGGTGGTCAGGCTTAAACCCAGGCCTTGGGCACTCTTCGTCTACGGCATTCTCGTGACCATAATAGCCATTGTGGGCAGCGGCAGGGAGCTGCTGGCTACATTCCTAATCACGGGCGTGCCGGGGTTCGTGTTGGGCTTCGCCCGTTACAGGTTTCTAGTGCTCCTCATACCCCTGACAGTTATAGGCACCTTCCTTAACGCCCTCGCAATATACTATACAGGGCTAGCCAGAGAGCCGGGAGACGTAGTGGCTAGAATCTGGGTTGTTGAGATACCCGAGTTTGCAGTGGAGACTACGGCAGTCATAGCGTTGAGGGTCTTCAGTTTCGCCGGCGCCGGGCTTCTACTAGTCTCGCTGGTTAGCCCTAGGGATGCTTTGAGAAGCTTAACCGAGGAGCTTGGTCTGCCGAAGGGTCTGGCCTTCAGCCTAGCCTTCGCCTTAAGACTGTTCCCTCTCATAAGGAGAGATCTAGGCGAGGTTA from Aeropyrum pernix K1 encodes:
- a CDS encoding MmgE/PrpD family protein, translating into MGETVAKAMARWVHSLRFSDIPSEVVEEVKKRVVDTAGVAVGAFNEEPVRISRSIALGTTGSRISSLIWGTLSYASADQAAFTNGCAARYFDFNDTYLSKEALHPSDTIPALVAAAEIVDADGKSLIEGIVAAYEIAARLADSYSVRSRGWDHTVYIGIASAAGAAKILGLDEDGIEHAINIAVTTGLALRQTRAGELSMWKGCAAAHAARNGLFSALLAWKGMTGPSPVFEGKFGFFKVALCGDKFELAPLGEGGYKVMQTSIKYWPVEYHSMSAVEAALKLREKAGDIKPDDIESVEVETFTVSYKIIVEDPEKWDPKTRETADHSLPYIVAAALLDGKVWLETFKPERFLADDVRKVMKKMSIRVNPKYDEIYPEGIGNKVIVRLRDGRTLEEESIYPPGHFKNPLDRSGVEAKFTRLLEGLVTEERRREFLKDAWNLENLRRPFEIFRSLTVEE
- a CDS encoding Sec-independent protein translocase subunit TatA/TatB, which translates into the protein MVLVDTVGLTELIIIFVIALIVFGPERLTEIARNLGTAVKEFRRAMSEASEERKRKGLD
- a CDS encoding slipin family protein: MIIPGVNVLLGQALIPVGVALLIVLILLSMSIKIVREYERAVIFRLGRLIGVKGPGLFLIIPFVDTLVKVDLRIVTVDIPEQRTITKDNVTVGVDAVVYYKVFDPEKAVVRIENYHYAVVMLAQTTLRDVIGQVELDDLLTKREEINKKLQEILDQLTDPWGIKVTAVTIKEVKLPESMLRAMAKQAEAERWRRARIIEAEGERQAAKIMAEAAEFYEKHPAALRLRELQTLIEVAKEKNLVVVTPLRMGAEDMIGLMAQGMQGRVLERRE
- the tatC gene encoding Sec-independent protein translocase TatC, whose translation is MGAGAVAEEERVEENRDIEADVWFHVQELIMRLRKVAIAFAVASIIVPLIPVSIAPYVPLLTVFTKYFINSVVPSTIDVLGYHVEVRLIQTSPFAGLSLLIKTALLMGLLVVSPLLAYELYAFIKPALYPHEDRFVRTLGPIAVGLFMFGALIAFKVILPLGYAISFVTSVVLVGDKLVAFADVNNILQTSILVIVGVGLLYETPVLLYGAVRAGLVSPNILSGDKGRMVLLGLLALGAVISPDGTGLGMLVLTLPLFAALKLAVWFGAKSRKSGEALAGTGLQP
- a CDS encoding NfeD family protein, which encodes MGKAGLKRFLPLLTTAGLLLALALAFAATYAKAQETVETTTTTAGEQPVPGKADFESLVKECKAYEKKFGIMPDATSYERVVGPKALIIRIEGTIDNAMMDYLKQSIERAEEENAVLIVELNTPGGFVDAATEMVVSISKARIPVVGYVVEKWAESAGTMILMSTHIAAMQPGTIIGSVQPIAYDPTTGSYQPVLDSKIINPIVKTLCEHGATRGRNPEALVRFVLYNDNYGAEEALEKGVIDLIARDRSELLQLIDGKVVRLPIGETVLIDVNGSYEVLEPDLRIRVLHSLSDPMLSGILLSIGALALLFSIASGNLPGIALGGFLLVLGLVGSGFNPNTAALILIIGGAILVFIELYTPGFGIIGGTGIAMLVFGVILLPIRGEGFAVGESYAKTLLYTTYALGATMGGLTAFVVYKVVKAKRAPQTLWKLKGAVGEAVDDIPEGGTGFILVEGEYWKAKAITPVARGDKVVVVDKEGPYLVVKKAEESVEEDEAHTR
- a CDS encoding sulfide-dependent adenosine diphosphate thiazole synthase, producing the protein MVFARVNEADVTEAILDGFYSSLKKHLRSDVIVVGAGPAGLTAAWRLAEAGARVLIVEQNNYLGGGLWLGGYFMNPVTIRAPAQRILDELEVPYEAVKPGLYRTKGPLLAAKLAARALEAGAEVLNLTMLDDVIVENSRVAGVVVNWSPVQGLPRQITCVDPVGLRAEYVVDATGHDAVVTRKLAERGMVEASKLGPMWVERSEDLVVEKTGEVYPGLVVAGIAVAEVYGLPRMGPTFGAMLLSGEKAAALIGEKLGLKVKVAAAPASQA
- a CDS encoding energy-coupling factor transporter transmembrane component T — its product is MVRLKPRPWALFVYGILVTIIAIVGSGRELLATFLITGVPGFVLGFARYRFLVLLIPLTVIGTFLNALAIYYTGLAREPGDVVARIWVVEIPEFAVETTAVIALRVFSFAGAGLLLVSLVSPRDALRSLTEELGLPKGLAFSLAFALRLFPLIRRDLGEVMAVRRLRGYRTIPLSPSDYMSIIAPLLNVSLERAVWVGVSAELRGFRLRRVRRRLTFGLPEAFLAILLIIQAAAVLIL
- a CDS encoding AAA family ATPase codes for the protein MAEARAKGGGDPERLLSKFAWYRGLRSASPYSLSHGQRRIVGLAVALAYRPQLTLLDEPTTGLDREAYESVRAAILELSLDSAVIVATHDVRLVGDVADRVYMVRDGVLSEVDKRRAVGAMEEAWKSWG